A genomic window from Pelagicoccus albus includes:
- a CDS encoding ATP-binding protein: protein MKSTFTFEDVFFKSPKPQMLVSGVKVLSANMAARRLLGGASEPVDLDGSLLNEFFENSMKGAEIMAGSVYLTLRLSAEDTPIGCNVDISPIGGTTALWNLEPVWKEQIVQSCSNLSLERALNATSDAVICVSSTGEATNSGEFLVTFANRQAESYLNCGTQEARGNELQSVFTYFEELDLESHFESVSNGGLLASQKSIRLADGKRLELSVSIYLSHDGDYVLCLKDVTEAIRAQYKLEKSANELDRLSAQVPGVYFHLVMDEGGEPRFPFISEKVEALFGVPAAEVMADASRAIGVVCIEDMDKLYESLAVSSKNLTPLYQEYRINTPSGVTKWIAIKAIPERKAGVGVVWYGIFEDINSRKESEERLRMVSAAVEASSDFVLMVDRGGQALYQNNSFTNIVGYKSIQILNKKGGVEALFGDHHVYEKILQETLEYGHWQGDVKVMTDAGRHLDIYFRSVSVNDEKGRVTALVVTGTDVTHNKRRQNLLKRYNSVLKAQSEAATDGILVVNERGIVSNFNRRFCKIWGLSTNLMDVGRPEKIWSVASKQVADSDAYYTRAMMISKDETETYKDVLELLDGRTFERTSIPISSPLGESYGRVWFFHEVTEQKRSEERLRATMREAEEANRAKSYFLANMSHEIRTPMNGIIGMTGLLAETNLESEQHDYVDTIRASSEALLIVINDILDFSKIESGKLEIENIMFDLRDCVEEAIDTLAIQASEKGLDISYILDEGIPGSLLGDPTRLRQIIVNLLGNAVKFTAKGGIVVRVDPFHIKDDDVILHFKVTDTGIGIPSDRLDRLFGSFSQVDASTTRKYGGTGLGLAISKNLAELMGGSMWVESDDGEGSTFHFTVSFNKAAVSFDMPHMVAHDTLSGRKAIVIDQHDFSCEALVNQLQFFNVEAAFCHSLETFEEKAKDLTDVNFVFVDSGLVGFGIEEFRSKVHSVLNNDSVTVVVTGRLGGLQIGGGSDSNTLTLLKPYKLETVKSRMLEASGRAAPRVKRVSSDGAKLGESKPLKVLLAEDNAINQKVAKRLFTKMGYSIAIAQNGLEAVNMIGEEKYDLVFMDIQMPEMDGLEATREIIQRYGDDRPRIIALTANAMREDRENCYGAGMDGYLTKPFKAADLKETLSSTYDRLYQERADELVD from the coding sequence ATGAAATCCACTTTCACTTTTGAAGACGTCTTCTTCAAATCCCCAAAGCCGCAGATGCTGGTTTCGGGGGTTAAGGTGCTGTCTGCGAACATGGCTGCAAGGCGTCTGCTTGGAGGGGCGAGCGAACCTGTGGATCTGGATGGGTCGTTGCTCAATGAGTTTTTTGAAAACTCGATGAAAGGGGCCGAAATCATGGCCGGTTCCGTTTACTTGACGCTACGGCTTTCGGCAGAGGACACACCGATCGGGTGCAACGTAGACATATCGCCAATTGGCGGCACTACGGCATTGTGGAATCTCGAACCTGTTTGGAAGGAGCAGATCGTACAGTCTTGCTCGAACCTTTCTTTAGAGAGAGCTCTCAACGCTACCTCTGACGCCGTCATTTGTGTCAGCAGTACAGGCGAAGCTACCAACTCGGGAGAATTTTTGGTCACTTTTGCCAATCGTCAGGCGGAGAGTTATCTGAACTGCGGTACGCAAGAAGCTCGGGGAAACGAGCTTCAGAGTGTGTTTACTTATTTCGAGGAGCTAGATTTGGAGTCTCATTTCGAATCCGTTTCGAATGGCGGCCTTTTAGCCTCCCAAAAATCCATCCGGCTCGCTGACGGCAAGCGGCTTGAACTATCGGTATCGATCTATCTCTCGCACGATGGAGATTACGTGCTATGCTTGAAGGATGTGACGGAGGCGATACGGGCTCAGTACAAACTCGAAAAGAGTGCCAATGAGTTAGATCGTCTTTCCGCTCAGGTTCCCGGAGTGTACTTTCATCTTGTCATGGACGAAGGTGGAGAACCTCGCTTCCCGTTCATAAGTGAAAAGGTGGAGGCTCTATTTGGGGTCCCAGCTGCGGAGGTAATGGCCGATGCTTCAAGGGCGATAGGCGTTGTCTGTATCGAAGATATGGATAAACTATATGAGTCGCTAGCCGTCTCGAGCAAAAACCTTACACCTCTCTATCAGGAATACAGAATCAACACTCCAAGCGGCGTCACCAAATGGATTGCCATCAAAGCTATCCCTGAGAGAAAGGCTGGAGTCGGAGTAGTTTGGTATGGGATTTTTGAGGACATCAATTCCCGCAAAGAATCCGAAGAGCGGCTGAGAATGGTCTCTGCAGCGGTAGAAGCATCTAGTGACTTCGTTTTGATGGTCGATAGAGGGGGACAAGCTCTCTATCAAAATAATTCGTTTACGAATATTGTAGGGTACAAATCTATACAAATTCTCAACAAAAAGGGTGGAGTTGAAGCTCTTTTTGGAGATCACCACGTATACGAGAAGATACTCCAAGAGACTCTCGAGTATGGTCATTGGCAAGGTGACGTGAAAGTGATGACCGATGCGGGCCGACATCTGGACATCTATTTCCGATCGGTATCGGTGAACGATGAAAAAGGTCGAGTTACGGCCTTGGTTGTGACTGGTACAGACGTTACGCACAATAAGCGGCGGCAGAACCTCTTGAAGCGGTACAACTCCGTTCTTAAGGCGCAAAGTGAAGCGGCTACAGACGGTATACTCGTTGTTAACGAACGTGGAATTGTATCCAATTTTAATAGACGATTTTGTAAGATTTGGGGCTTGTCCACGAACCTCATGGATGTCGGGCGTCCGGAAAAGATCTGGAGTGTAGCTTCCAAACAAGTCGCCGATTCCGACGCCTACTACACTAGGGCGATGATGATTTCGAAAGACGAGACGGAGACTTACAAGGACGTCTTGGAGCTGTTGGATGGTCGAACATTCGAACGTACCTCGATTCCAATTTCTTCGCCTCTAGGCGAGTCTTATGGGCGAGTTTGGTTCTTCCATGAGGTGACCGAGCAGAAGCGTTCGGAAGAACGACTTCGCGCGACGATGCGTGAGGCCGAAGAGGCGAATCGTGCCAAGAGCTATTTCTTGGCGAATATGTCTCACGAAATTCGTACTCCGATGAATGGGATCATAGGCATGACTGGGTTACTCGCGGAGACGAATCTAGAGAGCGAACAGCATGACTATGTGGATACGATTCGCGCCAGTAGTGAAGCCCTGCTCATTGTAATCAACGATATCCTAGACTTTTCGAAAATCGAATCGGGTAAGCTCGAAATCGAGAATATAATGTTCGATCTTCGCGATTGTGTGGAGGAAGCGATCGATACCTTAGCCATACAGGCGTCTGAGAAGGGATTGGACATTTCTTATATCCTCGATGAGGGAATCCCAGGTTCACTTCTGGGCGACCCAACTCGATTGCGGCAGATCATAGTCAATTTGTTGGGCAATGCGGTCAAATTCACTGCCAAGGGCGGCATCGTTGTTCGAGTCGATCCTTTCCACATCAAGGATGATGATGTGATCCTTCACTTCAAGGTGACTGATACGGGCATTGGGATTCCAAGCGATCGACTAGACCGACTATTTGGCTCTTTCAGCCAAGTCGATGCATCGACCACGCGCAAATACGGTGGAACCGGCTTAGGCTTGGCTATTAGTAAGAACTTGGCGGAGCTGATGGGTGGTTCCATGTGGGTGGAAAGCGACGATGGAGAAGGGTCAACCTTCCACTTCACGGTCTCTTTCAACAAGGCTGCTGTCAGTTTCGACATGCCGCATATGGTCGCTCATGATACCCTGTCCGGGCGGAAAGCTATTGTCATCGACCAACACGACTTCAGTTGCGAGGCCCTCGTTAACCAGCTCCAGTTTTTCAATGTGGAAGCCGCCTTTTGCCATTCGCTCGAGACATTCGAGGAGAAAGCGAAAGACTTAACGGATGTTAACTTTGTATTCGTAGATTCAGGACTTGTCGGATTCGGTATCGAGGAATTCAGGTCCAAGGTGCATTCCGTACTCAATAATGACTCTGTAACCGTGGTGGTAACGGGGCGCTTGGGAGGCTTGCAAATCGGAGGTGGCTCGGACTCGAACACGCTGACTCTGCTTAAGCCTTACAAGTTGGAGACGGTTAAGTCCCGTATGCTGGAAGCCAGTGGGCGAGCCGCTCCGCGGGTAAAGCGTGTCTCGTCTGATGGAGCGAAACTGGGTGAGTCGAAGCCTCTGAAGGTCTTGCTCGCGGAGGACAATGCCATCAACCAAAAGGTCGCAAAACGTTTGTTTACGAAGATGGGCTACAGCATTGCCATCGCCCAAAATGGTTTGGAAGCGGTCAATATGATCGGCGAAGAGAAGTACGATCTCGTGTTTATGGATATTCAAATGCCGGAGATGGATGGACTCGAAGCGACTCGCGAAATCATCCAACGTTACGGTGACGACCGTCCGAGAATCATAGCTCTCACGGCGAACGCCATGCGTGAAGACCGAGAAAATTGCTATGGCGCGGGAATGGACGGTTATCTAACCAAGCCCTTCAAGGCAGCGGATTTGAAGGAAACGCTCAGCTCCACTTACGACCGCCTGTACCAGGAGCGGGCAGACGAACTTGTCGACTAG
- a CDS encoding MATE family efflux transporter: protein MRDTREDISWQSELKGTLWLAGPIVLGNLGQILIGVVDTLMIGRIGVVPLGAAAFVNNVFVVPLVTLMGILAAVTVLVSQSNGADDSRAVGRHIRHGLAMTLGLSLGACLLMAVNFRFLGFYGQSEDVVLASKTYYWLMCLSLIPALVYHFLKSVWEGVGCSQPPMLILMGGIGLNVLLNWILIFGKFGFPSWGLEGAGAATLISRLVVMGVMLAVTLRSKRFHALLPRRWWSGFEKSSFVRLLRLGLPMGAQHLFEVGAFAGAGIMVGWISKEALAAHQIAMSCAAMAFMVPLGISIACGIRVGEAFGGMSLSRIKRIYLSTLGFTFLQTTASAVFFLLGGSWLAGLFVHNDLVVSLASSIFVVVGLFQIFDGAQVVCMGALRGMSDVNIPMVITFLTYWVLALPAGYSFAFVFGLGSVGVWVGLACGLFVAAAALFVRLHRRSRLGSQTPAA, encoded by the coding sequence ATGAGGGATACGAGGGAGGACATAAGCTGGCAATCGGAGCTAAAAGGTACTTTGTGGCTCGCTGGACCGATCGTGCTCGGAAACCTCGGGCAAATTCTGATCGGAGTCGTGGATACGCTCATGATTGGCCGGATCGGAGTAGTCCCTCTCGGCGCGGCGGCATTCGTCAACAATGTCTTTGTCGTTCCCCTCGTAACTTTGATGGGCATCTTGGCGGCCGTAACGGTCTTGGTGTCTCAGTCAAACGGGGCTGATGATTCGCGAGCGGTAGGTCGGCACATACGGCATGGCCTGGCTATGACGCTAGGGCTGTCCTTGGGTGCCTGCTTACTCATGGCCGTGAATTTTCGGTTCCTGGGCTTCTATGGGCAGTCAGAGGACGTGGTGCTGGCTTCGAAGACCTATTACTGGTTAATGTGCCTATCGCTCATTCCTGCACTTGTTTATCATTTCCTGAAAAGCGTCTGGGAGGGAGTGGGTTGTTCTCAGCCTCCAATGTTGATTTTAATGGGAGGTATTGGGCTCAACGTTTTGCTCAATTGGATCCTTATTTTTGGGAAGTTTGGATTTCCGTCATGGGGATTGGAAGGAGCAGGAGCGGCTACCTTGATTTCAAGATTGGTAGTGATGGGGGTTATGTTGGCTGTCACTTTACGCTCCAAGCGTTTCCACGCTCTCCTACCTCGACGTTGGTGGAGTGGCTTCGAGAAGAGTTCTTTTGTTCGATTGCTAAGGCTCGGTCTCCCTATGGGAGCTCAACATTTGTTTGAAGTCGGGGCTTTCGCGGGGGCTGGAATCATGGTGGGCTGGATCAGCAAAGAGGCCTTGGCGGCCCACCAGATCGCGATGTCCTGCGCGGCCATGGCATTTATGGTTCCTTTAGGTATTTCCATCGCTTGCGGTATTCGGGTAGGCGAGGCCTTTGGAGGAATGAGTCTATCGAGAATCAAGAGAATCTATCTTTCCACTCTTGGGTTCACCTTTTTGCAGACGACGGCCTCCGCCGTGTTCTTTCTTCTCGGAGGCAGTTGGCTGGCCGGACTCTTTGTGCACAACGATCTGGTGGTTAGTCTCGCATCGTCGATTTTTGTAGTGGTGGGGCTATTTCAGATCTTTGACGGAGCTCAGGTAGTCTGCATGGGGGCGCTTAGGGGCATGTCGGATGTTAATATCCCCATGGTCATTACCTTCCTGACGTATTGGGTTTTGGCCCTCCCGGCGGGCTATTCATTCGCTTTTGTTTTTGGCCTAGGATCGGTAGGGGTTTGGGTGGGTTTGGCCTGTGGATTATTTGTGGCCGCGGCGGCCCTTTTTGTGCGTTTGCACCGTCGCTCGCGTTTGGGTTCTCAGACTCCTGCTGCATAG
- a CDS encoding STAS domain-containing protein, with translation MSIVIEGQTVEGTLSAEVGVARLDAASSRDFKKEMESLWGDNVTAVELDFSKVDFIDSSGVGALLGVYKRLPQGTGSVKLTKVKAPVQSVIELLRLHRIFEIAS, from the coding sequence ATGAGCATAGTAATCGAAGGACAGACTGTCGAAGGAACGCTGAGCGCAGAAGTAGGCGTAGCGCGTCTCGACGCCGCTTCATCTCGTGATTTCAAAAAGGAAATGGAGTCCCTCTGGGGTGACAACGTCACGGCAGTGGAATTGGACTTCTCCAAGGTTGATTTCATCGATAGCTCTGGAGTCGGAGCTTTGCTGGGCGTCTACAAAAGACTACCGCAGGGGACAGGAAGCGTGAAACTCACCAAAGTGAAAGCGCCTGTTCAGTCTGTAATCGAACTGCTGCGCCTTCACCGCATTTTCGAAATCGCCAGCTAG
- the udk gene encoding uridine kinase gives MQKPILLGIIGGSGSGKTWLAQHVLESFGPEKATLLEQDWYYRDLSHLPVEIAARSDFDTPDALELDLLENHLIELLEGKGVKAPQYDFSRFSRKKDTLSIEPRPLIVVEGLFILHQPTLAQRLDLSVFVETPCDMRLLRRIRRDLSERGYDLDTVLDFWERIQYPGFTKYVRPQAQKASLIWDSLQDSSFVPAFLADLQNRITRNAAKSTS, from the coding sequence ATGCAAAAACCAATTCTCCTCGGCATTATAGGCGGTAGCGGGTCGGGCAAAACCTGGCTTGCCCAGCACGTTCTTGAGTCCTTCGGACCGGAAAAAGCAACCCTGCTGGAGCAAGATTGGTACTACCGGGACCTCAGCCACCTGCCCGTCGAAATCGCCGCTCGCTCCGATTTCGATACACCAGACGCCCTAGAGCTGGATTTGCTGGAAAACCATTTGATCGAGCTTCTGGAAGGGAAAGGAGTCAAAGCTCCACAGTATGACTTCTCCCGTTTCTCGCGAAAAAAGGATACACTGAGTATAGAGCCCAGACCTCTCATCGTGGTGGAGGGGTTGTTCATCTTGCACCAGCCGACTCTTGCCCAACGCCTCGATCTCAGCGTATTTGTCGAAACCCCTTGCGATATGCGCTTGCTACGTCGGATCCGTCGAGATTTGTCCGAGAGGGGCTACGATCTCGATACGGTTCTAGACTTCTGGGAGCGAATTCAATACCCCGGATTTACAAAATACGTACGCCCCCAAGCTCAAAAAGCCTCTCTTATATGGGACTCTTTGCAAGATAGCTCTTTTGTCCCCGCATTTCTGGCCGATTTACAAAATCGAATAACCAGAAATGCAGCCAAATCCACATCTTGA
- a CDS encoding sugar transferase has product MQPNPHLEDEDIVKYWSKAGTPLGKARLKFRVKFKRALWASVLALSLGLKRVIDVIISACALLALSPVYAATALLIKLEDRGPIFFKQERVGYRGSRFYMWKFRSMVINADQIKDQLLAQNEHGSDTVTFKMKHDPRITRIGRFIRKYSVDELPQFWNVFRGDMSIVGPRPCVPREVVMYTVEDRARLLAKPGLTCFWQVAGRADIDFAGQVRLDVEYIRSESVWLDIKLLFKTVPAVLLGKGAY; this is encoded by the coding sequence ATGCAGCCAAATCCACATCTTGAAGACGAGGATATCGTCAAATACTGGTCAAAAGCCGGCACCCCCTTGGGCAAAGCCAGGCTCAAATTCCGCGTAAAGTTCAAACGAGCTCTTTGGGCAAGCGTCCTCGCTCTTTCACTTGGACTCAAGCGAGTGATCGACGTCATCATTTCCGCCTGCGCCCTGCTTGCCTTGTCCCCGGTCTATGCGGCAACCGCCCTACTGATAAAACTAGAGGACCGCGGACCTATCTTTTTCAAACAAGAGAGAGTCGGCTACCGAGGAAGCCGATTCTACATGTGGAAGTTTCGCTCCATGGTCATCAACGCTGACCAAATAAAGGACCAGCTGCTGGCCCAAAACGAACACGGAAGCGACACAGTGACATTCAAGATGAAGCACGACCCGCGGATCACCCGGATCGGCCGCTTTATCCGTAAATACTCCGTAGACGAGCTTCCCCAGTTTTGGAATGTCTTTCGAGGCGACATGTCGATCGTCGGCCCCAGACCTTGCGTCCCCCGCGAGGTGGTCATGTACACTGTCGAAGATCGAGCGCGACTCCTGGCAAAACCAGGCCTTACCTGCTTCTGGCAAGTGGCTGGACGAGCAGACATCGATTTTGCCGGTCAAGTTAGATTGGACGTGGAGTACATCCGCTCCGAGAGCGTTTGGCTCGATATAAAACTCCTATTCAAAACAGTCCCTGCCGTATTGCTCGGCAAAGGAGCCTATTAA